Proteins co-encoded in one Zootoca vivipara chromosome 3, rZooViv1.1, whole genome shotgun sequence genomic window:
- the LOC118082727 gene encoding uncharacterized protein LOC118082727, whose amino-acid sequence MVATRPLGVWSLLLGLSLLIPAQSKEKESLSNATSVLKLEQVRPTPEDRGDQSPNPDFCDFTFHLPWSESFCTPTTQATATPASQEELDHLKILLEDIGGNLKTLQEAAALEAGESRYQDIVSQALPDVREANGAFHEILGKFLQELEEHIHADDHLHAEDEKKKLNEHLRGMDRMLRVTSHLAEQLDQASQDLLVKMTSLSEKPASRVEGSALQTS is encoded by the exons ATG GTTGCAACAAGACCACTCGGGGTTTGGAGCCTGCTGCTAGGGCTGAGTCTTCTTATACCTGCTCAGAGCAAGGAAAAGGAATCACTGAGCAATGCCACTTCAGTGCTTAAGCTGGAGCAAGTGAGACCAACCCCAGAAGATCGTGGAGATCAATCCCCAAACCCAGACTTTTGCGACTTCACATTTCACCTCCCTTGGTCTGAGAGCTTTTGCACGCCGACGACCCAGGCAACCGCCACACCAGCCTCTCAGGAAGAGCTGGACCATCTCAAGATCTTGTTGGAGGACATTGGAGGCAACCTGAAGACCCTTCAGGAGGCTGCTGCTCTGGAGGCCGGCGAGTCCAGGTACCAGGACATCGTTTCCCAAGCCCTTCCGGATGTGAGAGAGGCCAACGGGGCGTTCCATGAGATCCTTGGGAAGTTCCTGCAGGAGTTGGAGGAACACATCCATGCAGATGATCATCTCCACGCAGAGGACGAGAAAAAGAA GTTAAACGAACACTTGCGGGGAATGGACAGGATGCTGCGGGTCACCAGCCACCTGGCCGAGCAGCTGGACCAAGCATCCCAGGACCTTTTGGTGAAGATGACCAGCCTTTCAGAGAAACCAGCCAGCCGTGTGGAAGGAAGTGCCTTGCAGACATCTTAG